One part of the Raphanus sativus cultivar WK10039 chromosome 7, ASM80110v3, whole genome shotgun sequence genome encodes these proteins:
- the LOC130497445 gene encoding protein argonaute 7-like, producing MEEKTKNHHSNKHIRNSKSRTPLLHKPPPFHHAHTNPLLFPSSPHHSLNLLSTGIHSSYYYYYCFYSQFHNTLPPLPFHPPPPPLLPLPPPDQRFFNSIPKPLSLSPVVERKQKKQVSEHKAKSLNIKAGGSTEAAALVVAKRPDSGGQDGSVIYLLANHFLVKVDPSQKIYHYNVDISPHPSKEVARMIKQKLVETAGDSFSGTVPAFDGRQNIYSPVEFQEDRLEFFVNLPIQSCNTLKKSGGDLRVKQPQKKIDKLFRVSMRLVSKFDGKKQRKEGESWAPLPQEYIHALDVILRENPTEKCTSIGRSFYSSSMGGSKEIGGGAVGLRGFFQSLRKTQQGLALNIDLSIAAFHESIGVIAYLQKRLEFLKDLSRNKGRELSLEERREVEKALKNIRVFVCHRETVQRYRVFGLTEEITESLWFQDRDGKQLRVMSYFKDHYNYEIQFKSLPCLQISRTRPCYLPMELCMICEGQKFLGKLSDDQTAKIMKMGCQRPNERKETIDKVMAGPVGPSSGNQAREFNLEVSRDMTLLKGRVLQPPKLKLDRPRSLVESRAFKGTRWALMSIGGSSDQKSTVPKFINELTQKCEHLGVFLSKNTTSTTFFEPSNILNNISLLELKLKEIQRAASNNLQLIICVMERKHKGYGDLKRIAETRIGVVTQCCLYPNITKLNSQFVSNLALKINAKIGGTMTELYNSIPSHIPRLFRLDEPVIFMGADVTHPHPFDDCSPSVAAVVGSINWPEANRYVSRMRSQTHRQEIIQDLDVMVKELLEDFQKALKKLPTRIIFFRDGVSETQFKKVLQEELQSIKTACTKFHGYNPTITFAVVQKRHHTRLFRCDPVCHENIPPGTVVDTVITHPKEFDFYLCSHLGVKGTSRPTHYHILWDENEFTSDELQRLVYNLCYTFVRCTKPVSIVPPAYYAHLAAYRGRLYIERSSETNGGSMNPSYVSRVGLPKTIPLPKLSDNVKNLMFYC from the exons ATGGAAGAAAAAACCAAGAATCATCACTCTAACAAACACATCCGCAACTCCAAATCAAGAACTCCTCTTCTCCACAAGCCTCCTCCTTTTCACCATGCTCACACAAACCCTCttctttttccttcttctcCCCACCATAGTCTGAATCTTCTCTCCACCGGCATCCATTCTAGCTACTATTACTACTACTGCTTCTACTCTCAGTTCCACAACACTCTTCCTCCTCTCCCttttcatcctcctcctcctccgttactccctcttcctcctcctgaCCAAAGATTCTTCAACTCAATACCCAAACCGCTCTCTCTTTCTCCAG TTGTGGAGAGAAAGCAGAAGAAGCAAGTTTCTGAACATAAAGCCAAAAGTCTAAACATCAAAGCGGGTGGATCCACAGAAGCAGCAGCATTAGTGGTTGCTAAAAGACCTGACTCTGGTGGTCAAGATGGCTCTGTCATCTACCTTCTCGCCAACCATTTCCTTGTCAAGGTTGATCCTTCACAGAAGATATACCATTACAACGTAGACATCTCTCCACACCCTTCAAAAGAAGTAGCTCGGATGATCAAACAGAAGCTCGTGGAGACAGCAGGGGATAGCTTCTCCGGTACCGTTCCAGCTTTTGACGGTAGGCAGAACATATACAGCCCTGTGGAGTTTCAAGAAGACAGGCTTGAGTTCTTTGTTAACCTCCCTATCCAATCATGCAATACTTTGAAGAAGAGCGGTGGTGACTTGCGTGTGAAGCAACCTCAGAAGAAGATTGATAAACTGTTTAGGGTTAGCATGAGGCTTGTATCCAAGTTTGATGGAAAGAAGCAGAGGAAGGAAGGTGAAAGTTGGGCTCCTCTGCCTCAAGAATACATTCATGCTCTTGATGTGATCTTGAGAGAGAATCCAACTGAGAAATGTACATCTATTGGAAGATCTTTTTACTCTAGCTCTATGGGTGGATCCAAGGAGATAGGAGGAGGAGCTGTTGGACTCAGAGGGTTTTTCCAGAGTCTTAGAAAGACTCAGCAAGGTTTAGCCCTCAACATAGACCTCTCAATAGCAGCATTCCATGAAAGCATTGGAGTAATAGCTTACTTGCAGAAGAGGCTAGAGTTTCTCAAGGATCTCTCTAGGAACAAAGGTAGAGAACTTAGCTTGGAAGAAAGGAGAGAAGTGGAGAAAGCACTTAAGAACATAAGAGTCTTTGTTTGCCATAGAGAAACTGTTCAAAGGTACCGCGTTTTCGGGTTAACAGAGGAGATCACTGAGAGCTTATGGTTTCAGGATAGAGATGGGAAGCAGCTAAGGGTTATGAGTTACTTCAAAGATCACTACAACTATGAGATTCAGTTCAAGAGCTTGCCTTGTCTTCAGATTAGTAGGACAAGGCCTTGTTACCTTCCTATGGAGCTATGTATGATATGTGAAGGCCAAAAGTTTCTTGGGAAGCTTTCAGATGATCAAACTGCAAAGATTATGAAAATGGGATGTCAAAGACCAAATGAAAGGAAAGAAACTATTGATAAGGTCATGGCAGGACCGGTCGGTCCATCAAG TGGGAACCAAGCGAGAGAGTTCAACTTGGAAGTCTCTAGAGATATGacgttgctgaaaggaagagtACTCCAACCTCCAAAGCTGAAACTTGACAGGCCAAGGAGCCTTGTAGAAAGCAGAGCTTTTAAAGGGACTAGATGGGCTTTGATGAGTATTGGAGGCAGCTCAGATCAGAAATCTACCGTTCCCAAGTTCATAAACGAGCTCACTCAGAAGTGTGAGCATTTGGGAGTCTTCCTAAGCAAGAACACAACGAGCACAACCTTCTTTGAACCATCAAACATACTCAACAACATTTCTCTTCTGGAGTTGAAGCTGAAGGAGATTCAAAGAGCTGCATCAAACAATCTCCAGCTGATTATCTGTGTAATGGAGAGAAAGCATAAAGGATATGGAGATCTAAAGAGGATAGCAGAGACGAGAATAGGCGTTGTGACACAATGCTGCTTATACCCTAACATCACTAAGCTCAACTCTCAGTTTGTTTCAAACTTGGCTCTCAAGATAAACGCCAAGATCGGTGGAACCATGACCGAGCTCTATAACTCCATACCTTCTCACATCCCTAGACTGTTTAGGCTCGATGAACCGGTGATCTTCATGGGAGCTGATGTAACGCATCCTCATCCGTTTGATGATTGCAGCCCTTCTGTTGCGGCTGTGGTCGGGAGCATAAACTGGCCAGAAGCTAACCGGTACGTCTCGAGAATGAGGTCTCAGACCCATAGGCAAGAGATCATTCAAGATCTCGACGTGATGGTCAAGGAACTTCTTGAAGATTTCCAAAAAGCCCTAAAGAAGCTTCCCACTAGGATCATATTTTTCAGAGACGGTGTGAGCGAGACACAGTTCAAGAAAGTCCTCCAAGAAGAGCTCCAGTCGATAAAAACCGCTTGTACTAAGTTCCACGGTTACAATCCGACGATAACTTTCGCCGTGGTCCAAAAGAGACACCACACGAGGCTGTTCCGGTGCGATCCCGTCTGCCACGAGAACATCCCTCCTGGAACGGTGGTTGATACGGTGATAACGCATCCGAAAGAGTTCGATTTCTATCTTTGTAGCCACTTGGGAGTGAAAGGCACGAGCAGGCCAACGCACTACCACATCCTTTGGGACGAAAACGAGTTTACTTCGGATGAGTTGCAGAGACTTGTTTATAACTTGTGTTACACTTTCGTGAGGTGCACGAAACCTGTTTCTATCGTGCCACCGGCTTATTACGCTCACCTTGCTGCGTACAGAGGAAGGCTATACATCGAGAGATCATCTGAAACTAATGGAGGTTCCATGAATCCATCTTACGTCTCTCGAGTGGGTCTTCCCAAGACGATTCCATTACCTAAACTAAGTGATAATGTTAAGAATCTCATGTTTTACTGttga